From a single Nostoc edaphicum CCNP1411 genomic region:
- the egtD gene encoding L-histidine N(alpha)-methyltransferase translates to MTSLKIMNENYQSLNNEGEDVIQGLTQSPKTLPQKYFYDDYGSELFEQICELPEYYLTRTEAGILHKYAHEIAQITGACELVELGSGSSTKTLFLLDAYQKFASSCRYIAIDISGGILKSSVIKLQQKYPAFFIEGLIGTYQQALIKLESTFTQSRMIFFLGSSLGNFNLQECDDLLRQITRTLQVGDYFLLGIDLQKPKEILEQAYNDSQGVTAAFDLNILSHLNWRFQGNFDLNLFTPQVIYNQNNAQIETYLHCQKSHKVSLEALDLQVLFADGESILTQISRKFDLGIMQKQLETYGFKTLKTWTDPKEWFGLVLCQA, encoded by the coding sequence ATGACATCTCTAAAAATTATGAATGAGAATTACCAATCTCTCAACAATGAGGGTGAAGATGTCATTCAAGGATTAACTCAAAGTCCCAAAACTTTACCTCAAAAATATTTTTATGATGATTACGGTTCAGAGTTATTTGAACAAATATGTGAATTACCAGAATATTACCTAACACGAACAGAAGCAGGGATTTTGCACAAATATGCCCATGAAATCGCTCAGATAACAGGAGCTTGTGAACTTGTAGAATTAGGCAGTGGTAGTTCTACAAAAACTCTGTTTTTGTTAGATGCTTACCAAAAATTTGCCAGTTCTTGTAGGTATATAGCCATTGATATTAGTGGGGGAATTCTTAAATCTAGCGTAATAAAGCTACAGCAAAAATATCCTGCTTTCTTTATTGAGGGATTAATAGGAACATACCAACAAGCATTGATAAAATTAGAATCAACCTTTACACAATCACGGATGATTTTTTTCTTGGGTAGTTCTCTTGGTAATTTTAACCTGCAAGAATGTGATGATTTATTAAGACAAATTACTAGGACTTTACAAGTAGGTGATTACTTTCTTTTGGGGATTGACTTACAAAAACCCAAGGAAATTTTGGAGCAAGCTTATAACGATAGTCAAGGAGTTACGGCTGCTTTTGACTTGAATATACTTTCTCATTTAAATTGGCGTTTTCAAGGCAATTTTGACCTCAATTTATTCACTCCTCAAGTTATTTATAATCAAAATAATGCTCAAATTGAGACGTATCTACATTGCCAAAAGAGTCATAAAGTCTCTCTAGAAGCGTTAGATTTACAAGTTTTGTTTGCAGATGGAGAAAGCATTCTTACCCAAATTTCTCGCAAGTTTGATTTAGGAATTATGCAGAAACAACTGGAGACATACGGATTTAAGACACTGAAGACTTGGACAGATCCCAAGGAGTGGTTTGGGTTAGTTCTTTGTCAAGCTTAA
- a CDS encoding DMT family transporter → MTKDIVSSLSPSALIVSRFVIAAGVFTLNLRNINALLFRDGTVLGLLLFFFLAIETVALKTIPANRAAFIGSLNALIVPLLGWLSGQRVLLRSFLAAGVAVIGIGVMFWEGGELGIGDLLMFVDAFVYAAYILFLERVASRHPTLTLTSVQLLFIALVGILWNNTQILNEFEAIRQHWGAIVYLGLLATAAVIWLQTLAQQWVSSDETALLYTLEPLFATIFSFWLLGEHLGIRGFIGAILVLVALFLSQIPQKIEPEAEAKVEVQSS, encoded by the coding sequence TTGACTAAAGACATCGTTAGTAGTCTTTCACCAAGTGCATTGATTGTCAGCCGCTTTGTCATAGCGGCAGGGGTTTTTACCTTAAATTTACGTAATATTAATGCACTTTTATTTCGTGATGGTACAGTACTAGGGCTTTTGCTTTTCTTTTTCTTAGCTATAGAAACAGTTGCACTCAAGACGATACCAGCAAACCGGGCGGCATTCATTGGCAGTTTGAATGCACTCATTGTCCCTCTACTAGGATGGCTGAGTGGTCAACGCGTGCTGTTAAGAAGTTTCCTTGCTGCTGGAGTAGCTGTGATTGGTATTGGCGTGATGTTTTGGGAAGGGGGAGAACTAGGAATTGGCGATCTATTGATGTTTGTTGATGCTTTTGTCTATGCAGCATACATACTTTTTTTAGAGCGAGTCGCCTCCCGTCACCCCACTTTAACACTCACTAGTGTTCAACTTTTGTTCATTGCGTTAGTAGGGATACTCTGGAATAACACACAAATCCTTAACGAATTTGAGGCAATTCGCCAGCACTGGGGAGCGATTGTCTACTTAGGGCTGTTGGCGACGGCTGCTGTCATCTGGCTTCAAACATTAGCACAGCAATGGGTTTCATCTGACGAAACCGCCTTACTCTATACACTTGAGCCATTGTTCGCCACAATTTTCTCGTTTTGGCTACTTGGAGAACATCTGGGAATACGCGGTTTCATTGGCGCGATTCTTGTGTTAGTTGCTCTGTTTCTAAGTCAAATCCCTCAAAAAATTGAGCCGGAAGCGGAAGCAAAAGTTGAGGTACAGAGCAGTTAA